In the Ferribacterium limneticum genome, CTGTCTTCGGCGGCACGCCTAGCCAGGACCGCTTTGCTTCATGTTGTTGGTGTTTCTTGATCGTGGAAGCCTGTGGACAGGGCTTCGCGGCAGCGTTGGCCAAACGTTGTCGCGAGGCCCTTTTGCTTTTGGAGAATCGGATGCATTCGTTTGAAATTTCTACCCCGGACTGCGGTCTGGAAACTGCCCTGCAAAACAAGATCGACCGCAAGACCAAGCCGCTCGGCGCGCTAGGTCAGCTTGAAAAAGTCGCCAAAAAAATCGGTCTGGTTCAGCAAACGCTGAGCCCACAACTGAACAACCCGCAAATGCTGGTTTTCGCAGGCGACCATGGCGCAGCCAAGGCTGGCGTCTCGGCTTACCCGCAGGACGTTACCTGGCAGATGGTCGAGAACTTCCTGGCCGGCGGTGCTGCCATCAATGTCTTCGCACGGCAGAACGGGCTGGGCCTCTCGGTCGTCGATGCCGGCGTGGCCCACGATTTCGGCCAGCGTACCGGTTTGGTCGATGCCAAGGTGGCGGCCGGCACGGCCAACTACATCGAGCAAGCCGCCATGACGGCTACCCAGTGCGAACAGGCGATCAATAACGGCGCCGCCATCGTCCGCCAACTGGCAGCGAACGGTTGCAATGTCGTGGGCTTCGGCGAAATGGGCATCGGCAATACCGCTTCTGCCTCGCTGCTCACGCACTGCCTGACCGGCCTGCCACTGGCCGAATGCGTCGGGCGCGGCACCGGGCTGGACGATGCCGGCCTGGCGCGCAAGCAGGACCTGCTCGAACAAGCCTTGATCCGCTACCGCGCAGGCGGTGGCGATGACGAAGCATTCAAGGTGCTGGCCGAGTTTGGCGGTTTCGAAATTGCCACCATGGTCGGCGCCATGCTGGCGGCGGCCGAAGCGAAGATGGTGCTGCTGATCGACGGCTTCATCGTCGGTTCGGCTGCCTTGGTGGCTTCCCGTCTGGCGCCAGCCCTGCTCGGCTACTGTGTCTTCTGCCACCGTTCCGCCGAGGCCGGTCATCGCACGCAATTGCTGGCGATGGGCGCCGAGCCGCTGCTGGACCTTGGCCTGCGCCTCGGCGAAGGCACTGGCGCCGCGCTGGCTTATCCGCTGGTACAGGCGGCCGTGAATTTCCTCAACGAGATGGCCAGCTTCGAATCGGCCGGTGTGTCGGACAAGGAATAAGCAGGCCAATAGAAACCGTAATTCCCGTACCCCAAGGGCACTTCCTGCGGGACGAGAAAGCGGGAATCCAGGAATTCCAGAATGATCCGTCGCGAGCTTGAATACTTCTTCGGCGCCATCCGCTTCTTCACGCGGCTGCCGGTGCCCGGCTGGGTCGGGCATTCGGCCGAGGCGCTCAACCACTCGGCCCGCTATTTCCCGGCCGTCGGCCTGTTGGTCGGCGGCATCGGGGCGCTGATCTATCTCGGCGCAGCCTTGCTCTGGCCGCAGCCGGTCGCTGTGCTGCTGTCGATGGCGGCGACCATCTACGCGACCGGCGCCTTCCATGAAGATGGCCTGTCCGACACCGCCGATGGCCTCGGTGGCGGCTGGGAGAAACAGCGCATCCTCGACATCATGAAGGACTCCCGCGTCGGCAGCTACGGCGTTGTCGCGCTGGTGCTGGCCCTGCTCGGCAAGTTCGTTCTGCTCTCCTCGCTCAACCCGGCGCTAGTTCCCTTAGCCCTGCTCTCTGGCCATGCTGTTTCGCGCTTCTGCGCGACCGTGCTGCTGGCGACCATGGACTACGTTCGCGACGATCAACTCAGCAAGGCCAAGCCGCTCGCCACCCGCTTGTCAGGCGGGGCCCTGCTGGTTGCTTTGTGCTTCGTTATCGCTCCGCTGGCCGCGTTGCCCTTATTCAAGGCGCTAGCGGGAGTCACGCTGGCCGCTCTGGCCACCCTGTGGCTTGCCCGCAAATTTCAGCGCTGGCTGGGCGGGTATACGGGGGATTGCCTTGGTGCGACGCAGCAGTTGGCGGAGATTGCGTTCTATCTGGGGTTGGCGGCGATTTGGTTGGTGCGCCTTCCTTAACTCTTTCGTATTTCGTATGCTGCAGGTCGGTCAGTAGAAATGGCAGAGAATTCCGTCGAGATTGCTGACTGTCTCAGTATTGATTGAATGTTTCGGCTCTGTCGAATGAGCGTTCATTGCTGACAGGTCATTCCGGGAGCATAATTCCCGCAAGGGCATCAATGTAGATTCGTGATCACTAGGATCCGATAAGAACCTCTTGGGCGCAGAGTACTTTGACCATCATTCCAAAATCTCAAATCAGTTCAGAACTAAGCGATAACCGAGTCTTAAGACGTTACCTTGATCTTCCGAAGTTTATTGATCTGCTGCGAACGCAAAATCTTTTCCTTTGTCGCGCTGATCTATTTCAAGACAAGTTCGAAGGCTCGTTTACGCCGTCATTGCGAGCTGCGATTGAAGAGGCTTATAGCTATAACAAGAGCGAGTTCAGCTATGAGAAATTCAAAAAGGAGCTACGTGAAGGTGTTTACGTAAATTGCTGGTCATTAGGTGTCAATGACAATATGGCCCTTTGGGAACTCTATGGAAAGTCTGATGCTTCGGTAGCAATTACCACGACAGTTGGCCGGCTACGAAAGGAATTGGCAGCATCCAATCTACTTGGCGTAACAAGCCTATGCAAGGTTGAGTACATCAAGCATTGGAACGACCCAAAAATAGACATCATTCCGTATTCGAACGTCTTTCGGTACAAAGTTGTCGCCTACGATTTCGAGCGGGAGGTACGAATCATCCACGACAGGTTCGAACAGAACTTCAAGATGTCAGGCAAGGAAAGTGGATTACCCCTAAGTGTTCGGCTAAATAGCTTACTCAGAAGCATCGTCGTGTCGCCATCAGCTCAGCCATGGTTCATTGATCTCGTTAAAGATGTTGCGCAGCGGTATGGAGTCACAACTCCTGTCAGACGATCAAAACTCTCGCTCGATCCTATCTGATACAGAGCTTTCTGTTTGCTGCTGAAAACCCGAACTTTCGCTAAGAGTCGGCGGCACGCTTTATAACTTTCAAACGGCCAATATGCGCCTCCATCTGATCCGCCACCCAAAGCCAGTGATCGAATCTGGCGTTTGCTACGGCCGGCATGATTGCCCGGCCGAGGATGTGGTGTCGGTGGCCGGGGCTTTGCTGGTCGAATTGCCGCCGGGGCTAGCGGTATGGAGCAGCCCCTTGCGCCGTTGTCGCGAGCTGGCGGACCGGTTGCATGTACGGCCAATCATTGACACCCGTCTGGCCGAGATGGATTTCGGGCTATGGGAGGGGCGACTCTGGGATGAGATTCCGCGCGCCGAGCTGGATGCCTGGGCGGCGGATGTGGCCGGCTATGCGCCGCCCGGCGGCGAATCGCCGCGCCAATTGCAACGACGGGCGCTCGATTTCGTTGATTCACTGGATGTGCCCGAGGCGGTGATCGTCACCCATGCCGGGGTGATCCGTACCTTGCTGGCGCACTGGCAGGGGCTACCGCCGGAGCGGTGGACGGAGCTGAGCTTCGCTTATGGCTCCTGCGCGGTGATCGACATTCCCCGGTAACGCCGGCGTTATCCACAATGGTGGCTGCTAGTAGAATGCCGGGCATGGAAACTTTCAATCCTCTGCGCGACGCGGTGCCGCTCGGTGAAATCAAGCGAGCGCTGGTCATCAAGCTGCGCCATCATGGCGATGTGCTGGTCAGTTCGCCGGTCTTTTCGGTGCTCAAGGCGCATGCGCCGCAGGTCGAGATCGATGCGCTGGTCTATGCCGATACGGCCGAGATGGTGACCTTGCATCCGGCGATTGCTGAAGTGCATACCATCGACCGCAAGTGGAAGCAGTTGGGTGCCATCGGCCAGCTCAAGGCCGAACTGGCGCTTTACAACACCCTGAAGGCGCGTGGCTACGACCTGATTATTCATTTGACCGAGCATTGGCGCGGCGCCTGGCTGTGCCGTCTGTTGAAGCCACGCTGGGCGGTTGGCCCGGCGGTGCGGGGGCGGAGCAAGCGCTGGAAGCAGAGCTTTAGCCATATCCAAGCCATGCCGTTCAATGCGCTGCGTCACATGGCTGAAACCAATCTCGACGCCCTGCGCCGGATCGGCATTCAGCCAGGCGTGAATGAGCGTTGCATGACCCTTGTACCTGGGGCGCCGGCTGAGGCGGTGGTAGCGAAGCACCTTGCCGGGTTTGGACTCAGCGGGAGGGGTTTTATTCACATCCATCCTGCTTCACGCTGGTTTTTCAAGTGTTGGCCGGTAGAAAATATGGCCGCCTTGGTTGAACGGCTGCAGGTCGAAGGGCATGCGATTATTTTGACTGCTGCGCCCAGTCCGGATGAAAAGAGAATGTTGGACTCGATTCAGGGGCGCCTGACCAAGCCGGCCTTCTGCCTCTCCGGTCAGTTGTCGTTGAAGGAGCTGGCGGCGCTGACCCGGGTAGCGACCTTGTTTGTCGGTGTTGATTCCGCCCCGATGCATATCGCAGCAGCGGTCGGCACCCCGACAGTTGCGCTGTTCGGGCCGTCCGGCGATAAGCAGTGGGGGCCGTGGGGAGTGCCTTGCCGCATCGTCAGTAGCACCAGGCACCAGTGTCGGCCTTGCGGCATTGACGGTTGCGGGGGCGGGAAGCTTAGCGAATGCCTGACATCCTTGAGCGTCGACGAAGTTTTTCAGGCGGTGCAGGACGTCCTGAGTCAATGTGGCGGGGTGGGCAAATGACGATCAGGCTTGCGCTGATTCGCCAACGTTACAACCCGTTTGGTGGGGCGGAACGTTTCGTTGCGACGACGCTGGAAGCTTTGATGCAGAAGAACAACGACCTGTCGTTGACCCTGATTACGCGCAAATGGACGGGTAGCGAACACAAACATGCGGTCATCGAGTGCGCCCCGCCGCATCTTGGCCGTCTGGGGCGCGATTACTCTTTTGCCCGTTGCGTCCAGCGCACGCTGGCGCGTGAGCAGTTCGATCTCGTGCAGTCGCATGAGCGGATTGCGGGTTGCGACATCTTTCGCGCCGGTGATGGCGTGCATGCCGCGTGGCTGGAGCAGCGGCGTCGCCAACAGAGTCTGATCGGCCGGGTCGGCACCGCACTGTCGCCTTGGCATCGCTATACCTTGGCAGCAGAGCGGGCGATGTTTGCCGACCCGCGTTTGCGGGCGGTCATCTGTATTTCCGAACTGGTCCGTGACGATATCCGGCGCTTCTATGGCGTGCCTGAGCAGAAACTGCATGTGATCTACAACGGTATCGATCTGGACCGTTATCACCCGAGGCTGGCGACCGAGCATCGGGCCGAGGTACGCCGGCAATATGGCATTCCCGAAGCGGCTCCGCTGTTTGTTTACGTTGGCTCCGGCTTCGAGCGGAAGGGTGTCGGACCGTTGCTTGCCGCGTTGGCAAGCGCCAGGGCAACAGGCAGTTACCTGCTGGTTGTCGGCGCCGACAAGCATTTGGAGTCCTATCGGCAACAGGCGGCGGGTCTCGGTCTGTCCGGGCGGGTGATCTTTACCGGGGGGCTCAAGAATGTCCTTCCCTGTTACGGCGCAGCCGACGCCTTTGTCTTGCCGACGCTGTATGAACCGCTCTCAAATGCGGTGCTCGAAGCACTGGCTTGCGGTCTGCCATGTATCGTCAGTGACCATTGCGGGGCAGCTGAGCTGATCGAGCCGGGAGTGAGCGGTCAGATTTGCGATGCGCTTGACGTGACTGCGCTGAGCGCCCATCTGGATACGCTGGCGCAACCCGGCGTGGCGGCCGGCATGCGGGGGGCGGCGCGGGCGGCGGTTGAGCATCTGGGACTGGTAGCCATGTCGGAGCGATTACTGGCGCTTTATCGCAGCCTCCTCTGAGGCTTGCCGGCGAAACGGTATAATGCTCGTTTAATCGCCGAGCGCCTATGACCAAACCCGCGAGCAGCCGCGAACTCTATCTGCGCCTTCTTCAGTACGTTCGTCCCTACTGGAAGGCGATTGTGCTTTCCCTGTGCGCGACGGCGATCATGGCGGCAACCGAACCGATGTTTCCGGCGCTGCTCAAGCCGCTGCTCGACGAAGGATTTACCAAACAGGGTGGCGGTATGGAAAATCCGCTGCTCATCCCGCTTGGTATCGTCGGTGTTTTCCTGTTGCGCGGTGTTTTCAACTATTTTTCCTCCTACGGTTTTTCGTGGGTCTCGAACCGGGTCATTGCCGATATTCGTGCCGAAATGTATCTCCGGATGGTCCGGCTGCCGAATGGTTATTTCCAGAAAAATGCATCCAGCGTACCGCTGACCAAGATCGCCTACGACGTCAATGGCGTTGCTTCAGCGGCAACCAACGTTATCGTCACAGTGCTCAAGGATGGATTGGTGGTTATCGGCCTCTTGTGCTGGTTGCTGTGGCTGAACTGGCAATTGACCCTGATTTGCTTTGCCCTGATTCCAGCAGTGGCCTGGGCGATGCGAACCTTTTCGGGACGCTTGCGCAAGGCCAGCCGGGCGGCGCAGGTCAGCACTGCGAACATGGTCCAGGTGCTGCAGGAAACCGCGCATTGTGAGCGGGTGATCAAAGTGTTCGGGGGAGAGTCGCAGGAAGCGGCCCGCTTCCACCGTACCAACGATGAGGTTCGTCGCCAGAACATGCGTCAGGCGGTTGCTGCCGCTGCGACCAATCCGATTGTCCAGATGTTTGCCGCGACGGCAGTGGCAGTGGTCATCTACATCGCGCAGGTGCAGTCGGCTTCGGGCCAGATCACGGTCGGCAGCTTTGTTTCTTTCATCACTGCGCTGCTGATGCTGCTTTCACCGTTGCGCCACTTGG is a window encoding:
- the msbA gene encoding lipid A export permease/ATP-binding protein MsbA; translation: MTKPASSRELYLRLLQYVRPYWKAIVLSLCATAIMAATEPMFPALLKPLLDEGFTKQGGGMENPLLIPLGIVGVFLLRGVFNYFSSYGFSWVSNRVIADIRAEMYLRMVRLPNGYFQKNASSVPLTKIAYDVNGVASAATNVIVTVLKDGLVVIGLLCWLLWLNWQLTLICFALIPAVAWAMRTFSGRLRKASRAAQVSTANMVQVLQETAHCERVIKVFGGESQEAARFHRTNDEVRRQNMRQAVAAAATNPIVQMFAATAVAVVIYIAQVQSASGQITVGSFVSFITALLMLLSPLRHLADVNAPLQRGLAAAESVFQLLDEAIECDDGKIDAGHAAGHLVFRDVAFRYPGAERNALSGINLDIAPGQTVALVGQSGGGKSTLAALVPRFHNPDSGAILLDGNELQALSMHSLRRNIAYVSQDVLLFNDTVAANIAYGDKAGASLEAIEAAAAAANALEFIRALPNGFETMIGENGNNLSGGQRQRLAIARAILKDAPILILDEATSALDNESERLVQGALENLMKKRTTLVIAHRLSTIEKADCIVVLGDGRVLESGQHGELVAINGAYARLHSLQMQTESMREPA
- the rfaQ gene encoding putative lipopolysaccharide heptosyltransferase III; amino-acid sequence: METFNPLRDAVPLGEIKRALVIKLRHHGDVLVSSPVFSVLKAHAPQVEIDALVYADTAEMVTLHPAIAEVHTIDRKWKQLGAIGQLKAELALYNTLKARGYDLIIHLTEHWRGAWLCRLLKPRWAVGPAVRGRSKRWKQSFSHIQAMPFNALRHMAETNLDALRRIGIQPGVNERCMTLVPGAPAEAVVAKHLAGFGLSGRGFIHIHPASRWFFKCWPVENMAALVERLQVEGHAIILTAAPSPDEKRMLDSIQGRLTKPAFCLSGQLSLKELAALTRVATLFVGVDSAPMHIAAAVGTPTVALFGPSGDKQWGPWGVPCRIVSSTRHQCRPCGIDGCGGGKLSECLTSLSVDEVFQAVQDVLSQCGGVGK
- the cobC gene encoding alpha-ribazole phosphatase family protein, which gives rise to MRLHLIRHPKPVIESGVCYGRHDCPAEDVVSVAGALLVELPPGLAVWSSPLRRCRELADRLHVRPIIDTRLAEMDFGLWEGRLWDEIPRAELDAWAADVAGYAPPGGESPRQLQRRALDFVDSLDVPEAVIVTHAGVIRTLLAHWQGLPPERWTELSFAYGSCAVIDIPR
- a CDS encoding adenosylcobinamide-GDP ribazoletransferase, with amino-acid sequence MIRRELEYFFGAIRFFTRLPVPGWVGHSAEALNHSARYFPAVGLLVGGIGALIYLGAALLWPQPVAVLLSMAATIYATGAFHEDGLSDTADGLGGGWEKQRILDIMKDSRVGSYGVVALVLALLGKFVLLSSLNPALVPLALLSGHAVSRFCATVLLATMDYVRDDQLSKAKPLATRLSGGALLVALCFVIAPLAALPLFKALAGVTLAALATLWLARKFQRWLGGYTGDCLGATQQLAEIAFYLGLAAIWLVRLP
- the cobT gene encoding nicotinate-nucleotide--dimethylbenzimidazole phosphoribosyltransferase; translation: MHSFEISTPDCGLETALQNKIDRKTKPLGALGQLEKVAKKIGLVQQTLSPQLNNPQMLVFAGDHGAAKAGVSAYPQDVTWQMVENFLAGGAAINVFARQNGLGLSVVDAGVAHDFGQRTGLVDAKVAAGTANYIEQAAMTATQCEQAINNGAAIVRQLAANGCNVVGFGEMGIGNTASASLLTHCLTGLPLAECVGRGTGLDDAGLARKQDLLEQALIRYRAGGGDDEAFKVLAEFGGFEIATMVGAMLAAAEAKMVLLIDGFIVGSAALVASRLAPALLGYCVFCHRSAEAGHRTQLLAMGAEPLLDLGLRLGEGTGAALAYPLVQAAVNFLNEMASFESAGVSDKE
- a CDS encoding glycosyltransferase family 4 protein; the encoded protein is MTIRLALIRQRYNPFGGAERFVATTLEALMQKNNDLSLTLITRKWTGSEHKHAVIECAPPHLGRLGRDYSFARCVQRTLAREQFDLVQSHERIAGCDIFRAGDGVHAAWLEQRRRQQSLIGRVGTALSPWHRYTLAAERAMFADPRLRAVICISELVRDDIRRFYGVPEQKLHVIYNGIDLDRYHPRLATEHRAEVRRQYGIPEAAPLFVYVGSGFERKGVGPLLAALASARATGSYLLVVGADKHLESYRQQAAGLGLSGRVIFTGGLKNVLPCYGAADAFVLPTLYEPLSNAVLEALACGLPCIVSDHCGAAELIEPGVSGQICDALDVTALSAHLDTLAQPGVAAGMRGAARAAVEHLGLVAMSERLLALYRSLL